The following proteins are co-located in the Symphalangus syndactylus isolate Jambi chromosome 21, NHGRI_mSymSyn1-v2.1_pri, whole genome shotgun sequence genome:
- the CCDC174 gene encoding coiled-coil domain-containing protein 174 isoform X2: MDRRKKPLDVTASSLVDLKAELFRKQEEFKQEKLLKDSGVFGKPKTTNKKPSIWSKQNVGVSNRAEKDAEQKIEEQKTLDKAREKLEEKAKLYEKMTKGDFIDEEVEDMYLVDFTQKIIDKRKEMEASGAHRDSQKAGERDDDEENLPEGESPPPQDPSEEWVDYVDSLGRSRRCMRKDLPDLLEMDKNLQGRLFISPANEKTLLSEDMRKELQRQQWEEEEREALKRPMGPIHYEDIRENDGDVIGPLPPEPEAVPTPRPAAQSSKVEVIVQERKDTKPGVPHIREWDRGKEFSFGYWSKRQSDLRAERDPEFAPPSDYFVGQKRTGFSSSQAWSRPGPAQSDLGQCPDQSHGPSPEYTSPTPAPDNPPQAPTVTFKTLDDMISYYKQVT, from the exons ATGGACCGTAGGAAAAAGCCTTTGGACGTCACGGCCTCCTCG TTGGTAGATCTTAAGGCTGAACTCTTCCGAAAGCAAGAAGAATTCAAACAAGAAAAACTTCTAAAAGATTCTGGAGTTTttggaaaaccaaaaacaactaaCAAG AAACCAAGTATCTGGAGCAAACAGAATGTAGGCGTTTCAAATCGAGCTGAGAAGGATGCTGAACAGAAGATTGAAGAACAGAAGACTTTAGACAAAGCAAG ggaaaaattggaagaaaaagccaaattatatgaaaaaatgacTAAAGGAGACTTTAtag ATGAAGAAGTGGAGGATATGTACCTTGTGGATTTCACGCAGAAGATCATAGACAAGCGCAAAGAAATGGAGGCATCTGGTGCCCATAGAGATTCTCAAAAGGCAGGAGAAAGGGACGACGATGAGGAAAACCTTCCTGAGGGAGAGAGCCCTCCTCCCCAAGACCCCAGTGAAGAATG gGTGGATTATGTGGACTCTTTGGGGCGTTCCCGGCGCTGTATGAGAAAGGATTTGCCAGATCTGCTGGAGATGGATAAAAATCTTCAGGGGAGACT TTTTATTAGTCCTGCTAATGAAAAAACCCTATTATCTGAAGATATGAGAAAAGAACTTCAGCGCCAACAatgggaggaagaagaaagagaggccCTGAAGAGGCCCATGGGGCCCATACATTATGAAGACATTCGGGAAAATG ATGGAGATGTTATTGGGCCTTTGCCACCGGAGCCAGAGGCTGTGCCAACTCCACGTCCTGCTGCCCAGAGTAGCAAAGTAGAAGTCATTGTCCAGGAGAGGAAGGACACCAAGCCCGGAGTGCCACACATCCGGGAGTGGGACCGTGGAAAAG AATTTTCCTTTGGATACTGGTCGAAGAGGCAGTCAGATCTCCGGGCTGAGAGAGATCCTGAGTTTGCCCCACCGTCAGATTACTTTGTGGGTCAGAAGAGAACTGGTTTTTCCAGCAGCCAGGCATGGAGCAGGCCTGGGCCAGCACAGAGTGACCTAGGGCAGTGCCCTGACCAGAGCCACGGACCTAGCCCTGAATATACGTCACCCACTCCTGCCCCCGACAACCCACCACAAGCCCCCACGGTTACTTTCAAAACTCTGGATGACATGATTTCCTATTACAAACAAGTGACATGA
- the CCDC174 gene encoding coiled-coil domain-containing protein 174 isoform X1, translated as MDRRKKPLDVTASSLVDLKAELFRKQEEFKQEKLLKDSGVFGKPKTTNKKPSIWSKQNVGVSNRAEKDAEQKIEEQKTLDKAREKLEEKAKLYEKMTKGDFIDEEVEDMYLVDFTQKIIDKRKEMEASGAHRDSQKAGERDDDEENLPEGESPPPQDPSEEWVDYVDSLGRSRRCMRKDLPDLLEMDKNLQGRLFISPANEKTLLSEDMRKELQRQQWEEEEREALKRPMGPIHYEDIRENEARQLGVGYFAFARDKELRNKQMKTLEMLREQTTDQRTKRENIKEKRKAILEARLAKLRQKKMKKSKEGGAEEENRDGDVIGPLPPEPEAVPTPRPAAQSSKVEVIVQERKDTKPGVPHIREWDRGKEFSFGYWSKRQSDLRAERDPEFAPPSDYFVGQKRTGFSSSQAWSRPGPAQSDLGQCPDQSHGPSPEYTSPTPAPDNPPQAPTVTFKTLDDMISYYKQVT; from the exons ATGGACCGTAGGAAAAAGCCTTTGGACGTCACGGCCTCCTCG TTGGTAGATCTTAAGGCTGAACTCTTCCGAAAGCAAGAAGAATTCAAACAAGAAAAACTTCTAAAAGATTCTGGAGTTTttggaaaaccaaaaacaactaaCAAG AAACCAAGTATCTGGAGCAAACAGAATGTAGGCGTTTCAAATCGAGCTGAGAAGGATGCTGAACAGAAGATTGAAGAACAGAAGACTTTAGACAAAGCAAG ggaaaaattggaagaaaaagccaaattatatgaaaaaatgacTAAAGGAGACTTTAtag ATGAAGAAGTGGAGGATATGTACCTTGTGGATTTCACGCAGAAGATCATAGACAAGCGCAAAGAAATGGAGGCATCTGGTGCCCATAGAGATTCTCAAAAGGCAGGAGAAAGGGACGACGATGAGGAAAACCTTCCTGAGGGAGAGAGCCCTCCTCCCCAAGACCCCAGTGAAGAATG gGTGGATTATGTGGACTCTTTGGGGCGTTCCCGGCGCTGTATGAGAAAGGATTTGCCAGATCTGCTGGAGATGGATAAAAATCTTCAGGGGAGACT TTTTATTAGTCCTGCTAATGAAAAAACCCTATTATCTGAAGATATGAGAAAAGAACTTCAGCGCCAACAatgggaggaagaagaaagagaggccCTGAAGAGGCCCATGGGGCCCATACATTATGAAGACATTCGGGAAAATG AGGCCCGGCAACTTGGCGTTGGGTATTTTGCTTTTGCCCGAGACAAAGAGTTGAGAAACAAGCAGATGAAAACCTTAGAGATGCTGCGTGAACAG ACAACAGATCAGAGAACAAAACgagaaaacataaaggaaaagcgAAAGGCTATCTTAGAGGCAAGACTTGCCAAACTTcgacaaaaaaagatgaaaaaatcaaaagaaggtggagcagaagaagaaaatagag ATGGAGATGTTATTGGGCCTTTGCCACCGGAGCCAGAGGCTGTGCCAACTCCACGTCCTGCTGCCCAGAGTAGCAAAGTAGAAGTCATTGTCCAGGAGAGGAAGGACACCAAGCCCGGAGTGCCACACATCCGGGAGTGGGACCGTGGAAAAG AATTTTCCTTTGGATACTGGTCGAAGAGGCAGTCAGATCTCCGGGCTGAGAGAGATCCTGAGTTTGCCCCACCGTCAGATTACTTTGTGGGTCAGAAGAGAACTGGTTTTTCCAGCAGCCAGGCATGGAGCAGGCCTGGGCCAGCACAGAGTGACCTAGGGCAGTGCCCTGACCAGAGCCACGGACCTAGCCCTGAATATACGTCACCCACTCCTGCCCCCGACAACCCACCACAAGCCCCCACGGTTACTTTCAAAACTCTGGATGACATGATTTCCTATTACAAACAAGTGACATGA